One window of the Sphaerochaeta associata genome contains the following:
- a CDS encoding 1-acyl-sn-glycerol-3-phosphate acyltransferase produces MSTVKQFPTPHFSKPVHWFSRIAGALYVRSALGINELRIANPHVLGQEVKAFKQGRQSLILAFRHTAKEDAPALLVAVKQSHLCFLYGRDVLNWAGNATKFLFPRLGFVAVQNRGNNKEGMHYLRREVQQGRWPIALAPEGQVTYHCHRCEPIEMGVANLASWALESGKDVCILPIAVGYRYRDSLDALLERWKKETGLDLTRAGNRQRLGEACDKSLALVASFFGLVLPSDPDFITRRNLLCEALLALGEEQAHLKAGQGTILDRLFRLRYQGEDTLFNQEETPHALVEGAKAAYEQEQARHFLRISQVVDILEYLDPSYLDEGEEGNRLFEVALNLLDINNRLCGGSINTRYSPRGKRATILVGEPIRFEKHSPQQGGRRKRLSLIHEAVYQGLKKTSRELKP; encoded by the coding sequence GTGAGTACAGTCAAGCAATTCCCTACACCACACTTTTCAAAGCCTGTCCATTGGTTCAGCCGCATTGCAGGAGCATTGTATGTGAGGTCGGCCCTCGGCATCAATGAGCTCAGGATTGCGAACCCACACGTGCTTGGGCAGGAGGTCAAAGCCTTCAAGCAAGGGAGGCAGAGCCTCATCCTTGCCTTCAGGCATACAGCGAAGGAGGACGCCCCGGCCCTGTTGGTTGCGGTGAAACAGAGTCATCTCTGCTTCCTATACGGACGCGATGTACTCAATTGGGCGGGCAACGCCACCAAGTTCCTCTTCCCGCGTCTCGGATTCGTCGCCGTTCAGAATCGAGGAAACAACAAGGAAGGCATGCACTATCTGCGCAGGGAAGTGCAACAGGGAAGATGGCCCATCGCCTTGGCCCCCGAAGGACAGGTGACGTATCACTGCCATCGTTGTGAGCCGATTGAGATGGGAGTGGCCAACCTCGCTTCCTGGGCCTTGGAGAGCGGCAAGGATGTTTGCATCCTTCCCATCGCAGTCGGATATCGTTACAGGGATAGTCTGGACGCCCTGCTCGAGCGCTGGAAGAAGGAGACAGGCCTGGACCTAACCCGGGCCGGGAACCGGCAACGATTGGGAGAAGCCTGCGACAAGAGTCTGGCCCTGGTGGCATCGTTCTTCGGCCTTGTCCTCCCTTCAGATCCCGACTTCATCACCCGAAGGAATCTGCTTTGTGAGGCATTGCTTGCACTTGGAGAAGAGCAAGCGCACCTGAAGGCAGGACAAGGGACCATCCTTGACCGGCTTTTCAGGCTGCGTTATCAGGGTGAGGATACGCTGTTCAACCAAGAGGAAACCCCACACGCCTTGGTCGAGGGGGCCAAGGCAGCCTACGAGCAGGAACAAGCCCGTCACTTTTTACGAATCAGTCAGGTGGTGGATATACTTGAATACCTCGATCCTTCCTATCTGGATGAAGGAGAGGAGGGAAACCGCCTCTTCGAAGTCGCCCTCAATCTCCTGGACATCAACAACAGGCTCTGCGGAGGCTCGATCAACACACGGTACAGTCCGAGGGGGAAGCGAGCCACAATCCTGGTCGGAGAGCCTATACGCTTTGAAAAGCATAGTCCGCAGCAAGGCGGGCGCAGAAAGCGCTTGTCCCTCATCCATGAAGCGGTGTACCAAGGACTTAAGAAAACCAGCAGGGAACTCAAGCCTTGA
- a CDS encoding lysophospholipid acyltransferase family protein: MKLSERMINSLLRTFFRLFFRIDRSELAKVPQAGPLLMMVNHTSNLEGPMLYAFLQPRPLHALAKQELWEQKFMAYLMNMWKSIPVDRQNMGRSTMDACFKVLEDRHILAIAPEGTRSKDGNLQEGKGGVAFIAHKKDVPMIPVAVMGFPSFSKNIKRLRRTVITIKVGEVFEIVQKGGRIDADTRQALADEIMMRLAIMMPNEMRGHYKDKDIVFTLTRTLKA, translated from the coding sequence ATGAAACTGTCAGAACGCATGATCAACAGCCTGCTCAGGACATTCTTCAGGCTCTTTTTTCGTATCGACCGAAGCGAGCTTGCCAAGGTTCCCCAGGCCGGTCCTCTTTTAATGATGGTGAACCACACCTCGAATCTGGAAGGACCGATGCTCTATGCATTCCTCCAGCCTCGGCCGTTGCACGCACTTGCCAAACAGGAGTTGTGGGAACAAAAGTTCATGGCCTACCTGATGAATATGTGGAAGAGCATTCCCGTCGACCGGCAGAATATGGGTAGAAGTACCATGGATGCCTGTTTCAAGGTCCTTGAGGACCGGCATATTCTGGCCATCGCCCCTGAAGGGACGCGAAGCAAGGATGGAAACCTTCAAGAGGGCAAGGGCGGGGTGGCCTTCATCGCACACAAGAAGGATGTTCCGATGATTCCGGTGGCAGTCATGGGCTTCCCCTCGTTTTCCAAGAACATCAAGCGCCTCAGGCGCACTGTGATCACCATCAAGGTCGGAGAGGTGTTTGAGATCGTTCAAAAGGGTGGGCGCATTGATGCAGATACCCGCCAAGCCCTTGCCGATGAGATCATGATGCGTTTGGCGATCATGATGCCCAATGAGATGAGGGGCCACTACAAGGACAAGGATATTGTCTTTACACTTACGAGGACACTCAAGGCTTGA
- a CDS encoding MFS transporter: MKYKRNIGLAYAFSFSLSLSFTHGIWMIYLAGKGFSLVHLGLLEAFFHVTSFLMEVPTGSVADIWGRKASRIAGRLCYGLSLIFMFHGTTFLLQVVAFMLSALGYNLESGAGDALLYDSLLLDGDEGRYIKVKGNDELINQIGSILSFLLGGYLASLNFGIAFYATVGSAVLGFFIALFFIEPELEKAEIQRKMSLPGSVLFSLKSQILDSGKVFRKTPRIGFFILFSESLFAFMVCQFFYLQNHWTNLGYSPAIIGMVFSLHAAIAAVFSVKAHAIEKIIGQRGLLVCCPLMLLLTLWGVALTPYSMVFYTLSASIEGLLIPTISTYLNQLIPSRFRATILSFQSMAYSLFMIAIFPLVGLIGNLASLNHAFTLLSSIATMLVIPYLVMLSKQKR; encoded by the coding sequence GTGAAATACAAAAGAAACATCGGTTTGGCGTATGCTTTCTCATTTTCTCTCAGTCTTTCCTTCACCCATGGCATCTGGATGATCTATCTTGCCGGTAAGGGTTTCTCCCTCGTCCATCTGGGTTTGCTTGAGGCCTTTTTTCATGTCACTTCATTTCTCATGGAAGTCCCAACCGGATCGGTTGCTGATATCTGGGGCAGAAAGGCAAGCCGTATTGCCGGCCGCTTGTGTTACGGCTTGAGCCTCATATTCATGTTCCACGGTACTACGTTCCTTCTGCAGGTCGTCGCTTTCATGCTCAGTGCCCTGGGGTATAATTTGGAATCGGGGGCGGGGGATGCACTGCTCTATGACTCGCTTTTGCTCGATGGGGATGAAGGGCGGTACATCAAGGTGAAGGGAAACGATGAGCTTATCAACCAAATCGGTTCGATCCTTTCGTTTTTACTTGGCGGATACCTCGCTTCCCTGAATTTCGGCATCGCATTCTATGCAACCGTCGGCTCGGCCGTGCTTGGTTTCTTCATTGCACTCTTTTTCATCGAACCCGAGCTTGAGAAAGCAGAGATTCAGAGGAAAATGTCGTTGCCGGGAAGTGTGCTTTTCTCATTGAAGAGCCAGATTCTGGACAGCGGGAAAGTATTCAGGAAAACCCCTCGAATCGGCTTCTTCATTCTCTTCAGCGAGTCGTTGTTCGCCTTCATGGTCTGTCAGTTCTTTTACTTGCAGAATCATTGGACGAATCTGGGATACAGCCCGGCGATAATCGGTATGGTTTTCTCCCTGCATGCAGCCATTGCAGCGGTTTTTTCGGTGAAAGCCCATGCCATAGAAAAGATAATCGGCCAAAGAGGCCTTTTGGTATGTTGCCCGCTCATGCTTCTTCTCACCCTCTGGGGAGTGGCGCTCACCCCCTATTCGATGGTTTTCTATACACTCTCGGCTTCCATAGAAGGACTGTTGATCCCCACCATCTCCACGTACCTGAACCAACTCATTCCCTCAAGGTTCAGGGCGACGATTCTCAGTTTCCAGAGCATGGCGTACAGCCTGTTCATGATCGCCATCTTCCCTTTGGTGGGATTGATCGGAAACCTTGCTTCTCTCAATCACGCCTTCACTCTGCTCTCCTCGATTGCCACGATGTTGGTCATCCCCTACTTGGTGATGCTTTCCAAGCAGAAAAGGTAA
- a CDS encoding aldo/keto reductase translates to METRTWNTEGLSTSLLGFGAMRLPMTENGSIDRVEATAMLGEAYANGVTYFDTAYTYHNGESEPFLGSFLKQLKRESYQLATKLPQWLVHTLDDAKRLFSEQLERLQHDYFDFYLIHSIDKEAYVRMVDLGVVSYLEEEQKNGRIKHLGFSFHSIYEDFEYIAASRTWDFCQLQYNYLDTEEQAGDKGYELSTKLGIPVIVMEPIKGGSLANLPPDLEARLNELNTGASSASYALRWVADHPNVKVILSGMSTRQQVRENLETFNSPKPLTEVERSTLDAIGQTMRDRVGNGCTGCKYCIPCPFGVDIPGNFALWNKARMFDSYEVVRSQWENPKENDKRPLSCTECGQCVPLCPQHINIPEDLKLVQSELEGKRLQKLS, encoded by the coding sequence ATGGAAACACGAACGTGGAATACAGAAGGCTTGAGCACTTCCCTTTTAGGGTTCGGTGCGATGCGCCTGCCGATGACAGAGAATGGAAGCATCGATAGAGTTGAAGCAACCGCCATGCTCGGCGAAGCGTATGCAAACGGCGTAACGTATTTTGACACTGCCTATACCTACCATAACGGCGAGAGCGAGCCCTTCCTTGGCTCATTTCTCAAGCAACTGAAGCGGGAAAGCTACCAGCTTGCAACCAAGCTGCCTCAGTGGCTTGTACATACCCTTGATGACGCCAAGCGACTGTTTTCCGAACAGCTTGAACGGTTGCAACACGATTACTTTGACTTCTATCTCATTCACTCCATCGACAAGGAGGCGTATGTACGCATGGTCGACCTCGGGGTGGTCTCCTACCTGGAAGAGGAGCAGAAAAACGGCAGGATCAAGCACCTGGGCTTTTCGTTCCATTCCATCTATGAGGATTTCGAATATATCGCCGCTTCCCGCACCTGGGATTTCTGCCAGCTGCAGTACAACTACCTCGATACCGAGGAGCAGGCGGGTGACAAAGGGTATGAGCTGAGTACCAAACTCGGCATCCCGGTCATTGTAATGGAACCCATCAAAGGAGGATCGCTTGCCAACCTTCCTCCCGATCTTGAAGCGAGATTGAACGAACTTAATACTGGTGCAAGCAGTGCATCCTATGCACTTCGCTGGGTAGCCGATCATCCGAATGTGAAGGTGATTCTCAGCGGCATGTCCACCAGGCAGCAGGTTCGTGAGAATTTGGAAACATTCAATTCGCCGAAGCCCCTGACGGAGGTGGAACGCTCCACCCTCGATGCAATAGGCCAAACCATGCGCGACAGGGTCGGCAACGGATGTACAGGATGCAAGTATTGCATACCCTGCCCCTTCGGCGTCGATATCCCGGGCAACTTCGCCCTGTGGAACAAGGCTCGAATGTTCGACTCGTACGAGGTGGTACGAAGCCAGTGGGAGAATCCGAAGGAGAACGACAAGCGACCTCTTTCCTGCACCGAGTGCGGACAATGCGTACCTTTGTGCCCGCAGCATATCAACATTCCCGAGGACCTCAAACTGGTGCAAAGCGAACTTGAAGGGAAGCGGCTGCAAAAGCTCTCGTAA
- a CDS encoding ADP-ribosylglycohydrolase family protein, which yields MDSRERSIAILTGWFTGDGMGSQTDGMQYSEVEALCPEGIEEVYTLEEIRPLCGMSSEVSDLPALLALSIAANKACDVHHVKASYRKYIQEGEGPGEHIRHILQTEASKADHSLALIRTPIHGILKASQAQKKWLAFFKAESQITSSSDLCLQTALLFSYGYASLIEDEFDDALHFVGELADLAKRNRLDERIIAALHTALNQKPLAVYDAKQSSFVLTTLLVVMHTLIAFDSYEEGIKALVMRGENARLVCALYGGFAAGLYGDRSIPERWVDEVFPSPALEAMIKKQTLFKRETIRLEKLAVSLTAGLLELD from the coding sequence ATGGACAGCAGAGAGCGCTCGATCGCAATCCTTACAGGATGGTTCACAGGTGATGGGATGGGCAGCCAGACCGATGGCATGCAATACAGCGAGGTAGAGGCCTTGTGTCCCGAGGGGATAGAGGAAGTCTATACGCTCGAGGAAATCAGGCCATTGTGCGGAATGTCAAGCGAAGTCAGTGATTTGCCTGCCTTGCTCGCCCTCAGCATCGCAGCGAACAAGGCCTGTGATGTGCACCATGTAAAAGCGAGTTATCGCAAGTACATTCAGGAAGGCGAGGGACCGGGCGAGCATATCCGTCACATTTTGCAAACTGAAGCCTCCAAGGCCGATCACAGCCTTGCGCTGATCCGCACTCCGATCCACGGGATTCTGAAAGCATCGCAAGCCCAGAAGAAATGGCTTGCTTTTTTCAAGGCGGAAAGCCAAATCACCAGCAGCAGCGACCTCTGCCTGCAGACGGCGCTGCTGTTCTCCTACGGCTATGCCTCCTTGATCGAAGATGAGTTTGACGATGCTCTCCACTTTGTAGGTGAGTTGGCCGATCTGGCAAAGCGCAACCGCCTGGATGAGCGTATCATCGCCGCCCTGCACACAGCCCTCAACCAGAAACCACTTGCCGTGTATGACGCAAAACAGAGCTCCTTCGTTCTTACAACCCTGTTGGTTGTCATGCACACCCTCATAGCCTTCGACTCATACGAGGAAGGTATCAAGGCCCTGGTCATGAGGGGGGAGAATGCACGGCTTGTCTGCGCCCTCTATGGGGGCTTTGCAGCAGGCCTGTATGGAGACCGAAGCATTCCCGAGCGTTGGGTCGATGAGGTGTTTCCCTCACCCGCCCTTGAGGCGATGATCAAGAAACAAACACTCTTCAAGCGCGAGACAATTCGATTGGAGAAGCTGGCGGTCTCACTGACGGCCGGTCTTCTTGAGCTGGACTGA
- a CDS encoding aldo/keto reductase: MNYKPLGKTGIMVSQLCFGTMSFGSRADKEQSHAMYSMCRESGINFFDCANVYQKGVAEEYLGSFIAGERDKVVVTTKAYGAMGEGVNDKGCSAKNLRRSLHQSLKRLGTDYVDVFFLHHYDPCTSEEEVLRTLDSFVREGKVLSIGVSNYAAYQVERLLRTSDVKHLVGVQCIQPMYNLAKRMAEVELFPMAQAEGMGVITYSPLAGGLLTGRYAKADGKSSGRLVENPKYKVRYEGPFYEQVGASFAEYAASLGLHPATLGIAWVMANPAVTAPILGAASPEQLMPSLQAISHPLNGEVLKHLDTISPPLPPAHDRTEERS; this comes from the coding sequence ATGAACTACAAACCTTTGGGAAAAACCGGCATCATGGTATCACAATTGTGCTTCGGCACCATGTCGTTCGGCTCACGTGCAGACAAGGAGCAGTCCCATGCGATGTACAGCATGTGCAGGGAGAGTGGCATCAACTTCTTCGACTGTGCAAATGTCTATCAGAAAGGGGTGGCAGAAGAGTATCTGGGTTCATTCATTGCCGGTGAACGAGACAAGGTCGTTGTCACCACCAAAGCCTACGGGGCGATGGGTGAAGGGGTCAATGACAAGGGTTGTTCGGCAAAAAACCTGCGAAGATCCCTCCATCAGAGCCTCAAGCGCCTTGGTACCGACTATGTCGATGTATTTTTCCTCCACCACTACGATCCTTGTACAAGCGAGGAGGAGGTGCTCAGAACCCTTGACTCATTTGTACGGGAGGGAAAGGTATTGAGCATCGGGGTGAGCAACTATGCAGCCTATCAGGTGGAACGTCTTCTGAGGACAAGCGATGTTAAACATCTCGTAGGGGTGCAGTGCATCCAACCGATGTACAACCTTGCCAAGCGTATGGCCGAAGTCGAACTTTTTCCCATGGCGCAAGCCGAAGGCATGGGCGTGATCACCTACAGCCCGCTTGCCGGAGGACTGCTGACCGGAAGGTATGCCAAGGCCGACGGGAAAAGCAGCGGTCGCCTCGTTGAGAATCCAAAGTACAAAGTGCGGTATGAAGGACCCTTTTATGAACAAGTAGGTGCTTCTTTTGCCGAATATGCCGCCTCTTTGGGTTTACACCCGGCAACCCTCGGCATCGCCTGGGTGATGGCGAATCCTGCTGTCACCGCACCTATTCTCGGAGCAGCCAGCCCAGAGCAGCTCATGCCCTCCCTCCAGGCAATCTCACACCCTTTGAACGGCGAAGTACTCAAGCATCTGGATACGATCAGCCCTCCCCTGCCTCCGGCCCACGACCGCACCGAGGAGAGAAGCTGA
- a CDS encoding RecQ family ATP-dependent DNA helicase — MQLEATIHTLAKEVFGIQTLRPFQHVVIQRILELDRQSADHSGLLVTLPTGSGKSLCFMLPSLLVEGLTVIVYPLLSLMNDQVRRFTSKGIGCVAIQGGQTQELRKRLFDDLALQKCKVVITNAECMGQASVIAELARHRISLLVIDEAHTIVRWGEGFRPALAALGPLIAFLPIKQVLCFTATADDGVVEGLNHLIFTKHKPHVVRASSDRPNISYHVFRTLCKDHTLSTLLEYSLSRPAIVFCNTREGTHFACNAFLRSHPGIPCRYYHAGLDANQRKALEAWFENQKEGVLFSTNAFGMGVDKSNIRTVIHREVPGDALSYLQESGRAGRDGNHSRAVVLLDGTEKEGLAAVFSSTTACHRQSLLAELGEELEFCNGCDVCRHSVYTEREGEAALLRCIAVHPLHYSPSSLSALLSYKKAYNSFSRTLSGWTQKEVRSALHLLLAEGKVGTTKRHRRLFLRYEAYGQLLTSLHLYRMLKYGTKRTGKHTYKNVPYASPPVPSGETGATQAYTPSTETGFLMEEIVPVAHPR; from the coding sequence ATGCAGCTCGAAGCAACCATTCATACGCTTGCCAAAGAGGTTTTCGGCATTCAAACGCTCAGGCCGTTTCAGCATGTCGTCATCCAACGAATTCTTGAACTCGATCGGCAGTCGGCTGACCACAGCGGCTTGTTGGTGACCCTCCCGACAGGCAGCGGCAAGAGCTTGTGCTTCATGCTCCCGTCCCTGCTCGTCGAAGGGCTTACCGTCATCGTCTATCCCCTCCTCTCATTGATGAACGACCAGGTACGCCGTTTCACCAGCAAAGGAATTGGTTGTGTTGCCATTCAGGGAGGGCAGACTCAAGAACTGAGAAAGAGGTTGTTCGACGACCTTGCCTTGCAGAAGTGCAAGGTGGTCATCACCAATGCAGAGTGTATGGGCCAGGCCTCGGTCATAGCAGAGCTCGCCCGTCATCGGATCAGCCTGCTGGTGATCGACGAGGCCCACACCATCGTCCGTTGGGGAGAGGGCTTCAGGCCGGCTTTAGCCGCCCTCGGTCCCCTGATCGCCTTTCTTCCAATCAAACAGGTTCTCTGCTTTACCGCAACCGCCGACGATGGGGTCGTCGAAGGATTGAATCATCTGATCTTCACGAAACACAAACCCCATGTGGTTCGAGCCAGCAGCGATCGACCGAATATCAGCTACCATGTCTTTCGTACTCTTTGCAAGGACCACACCCTCTCCACCCTGCTCGAGTACAGCCTTTCACGTCCGGCCATCGTGTTTTGCAACACCCGCGAAGGTACGCATTTTGCCTGCAATGCGTTTCTTCGCTCCCACCCCGGCATCCCGTGCAGGTACTATCACGCTGGGTTGGATGCAAACCAGAGAAAAGCTTTGGAAGCGTGGTTTGAGAACCAAAAGGAAGGCGTACTCTTTTCAACGAATGCTTTCGGCATGGGTGTGGATAAAAGCAATATCAGAACAGTAATCCACCGGGAGGTGCCTGGTGACGCCCTCTCCTATCTGCAGGAGAGCGGAAGAGCAGGCCGTGACGGCAACCATAGCCGGGCGGTCGTCCTGCTCGATGGAACTGAAAAAGAAGGCCTGGCGGCAGTCTTTTCATCCACCACTGCGTGTCATCGGCAGAGCCTGCTCGCAGAACTCGGTGAGGAGCTCGAATTCTGCAATGGTTGTGATGTGTGCAGGCATTCGGTTTACACCGAACGCGAGGGAGAGGCCGCTCTGCTGCGGTGCATTGCCGTTCATCCCTTGCACTACAGCCCCAGTTCACTCTCGGCTCTGCTTTCCTATAAGAAAGCGTACAACAGTTTCAGTCGAACCCTTTCGGGCTGGACGCAAAAGGAAGTTAGATCGGCTCTGCATCTTTTACTGGCAGAGGGAAAAGTAGGAACCACCAAACGTCACAGACGGCTCTTTCTTCGGTATGAAGCCTATGGGCAGCTCTTGACTTCGCTTCACTTGTATCGAATGCTGAAGTATGGAACGAAAAGAACAGGAAAACACACCTATAAAAACGTACCATACGCTTCCCCGCCCGTTCCTTCCGGTGAAACAGGTGCAACCCAAGCATACACCCCCAGCACAGAAACCGGTTTTCTCATGGAAGAAATTGTTCCTGTTGCTCACCCTCGATGA
- a CDS encoding LacI family DNA-binding transcriptional regulator, producing the protein MRITRDSVATLADVSSATVSRVYNNPDSVSEDLKKRVHEAARVLGYAPNTLAAQLRRKGTGTLAFVEFNKTGRPYYWGSFPSFDWFFGRAVRGVQKALGQSSWQLRFYKVGRKEELKALQTQCDGILAYDVDTREELSMFEGITIPYVLSHHLGETAGGCSVRTDNLHGGMLQGRYLQQKGCTKPLYITGYGESVQPHAKRLEGFLSVFPDAVVINTTIGSPTCISSILDQVEALLAREDIDGVAAVNDLTLFDLLMQSTLAVPAVGYDASPFSTLLGSKVASVDIQSFQLYEEATHKLLSMLSGRIEPGTTVLPCLVIEGEQQEQFLP; encoded by the coding sequence ATGCGGATAACCCGTGATAGCGTAGCGACGCTCGCCGATGTCAGCAGTGCAACGGTTTCCCGAGTCTACAACAATCCCGACTCTGTCTCCGAGGATTTGAAAAAGCGCGTGCATGAAGCGGCGAGAGTGCTTGGATATGCGCCCAACACCCTGGCCGCACAATTGCGGCGCAAGGGTACCGGCACCCTCGCCTTCGTTGAGTTCAACAAGACAGGCAGACCCTATTATTGGGGAAGTTTTCCCAGCTTTGATTGGTTTTTCGGCAGGGCCGTACGTGGTGTACAGAAGGCCCTGGGGCAAAGCTCCTGGCAATTACGTTTCTATAAAGTGGGCCGTAAGGAGGAGCTGAAGGCGCTTCAAACGCAGTGCGACGGGATCCTCGCCTATGACGTTGACACACGTGAAGAGCTGTCCATGTTCGAGGGCATTACAATCCCGTATGTGCTTTCACACCATCTCGGTGAGACCGCCGGCGGATGCAGTGTCCGAACCGACAACCTGCATGGAGGCATGTTGCAAGGCCGATACCTGCAGCAAAAGGGATGTACGAAGCCGTTGTATATAACCGGCTATGGAGAGAGCGTCCAGCCTCATGCAAAGCGGTTGGAAGGCTTCTTAAGCGTCTTTCCCGATGCTGTGGTGATTAACACCACCATAGGTTCGCCCACTTGCATATCATCGATACTCGATCAGGTGGAAGCATTGCTTGCAAGAGAGGACATCGATGGGGTTGCCGCTGTAAACGACCTTACTCTTTTCGACCTGCTGATGCAAAGCACTCTTGCTGTTCCTGCAGTGGGGTATGATGCTTCTCCCTTTTCAACATTACTCGGCAGCAAGGTGGCGAGCGTGGACATCCAAAGTTTTCAGCTGTATGAAGAAGCAACGCACAAACTGCTGTCCATGCTCTCAGGCCGGATCGAGCCGGGCACCACCGTTCTTCCCTGTTTGGTCATCGAGGGTGAGCAACAGGAACAATTTCTTCCATGA
- a CDS encoding UDP-glucose--hexose-1-phosphate uridylyltransferase, with amino-acid sequence MDLQFDTHNRYNPLLGEWVKVSPHRTKRPWNGQVEKPNLEELPRYDSTCYLCPGNVRSGGVRNPEYQDVYVFDNDFASLLPSTPSDRIEEGPNGLLKASGEKGRCRVVCFSPRHDLTLSRMDIADIEKVLSVWQDEYEKLGSSAMINYVQIFENRGAIMGCSNPHPHAQIWSEEIIPDIPVKELTNEESYFEAHASHMLLDYAQYECEVKERIIVQGGHFLAVVPFWAVWPYEALIIPYKRNLQSLGELADEERTDLAWTMQQLGIRYDNLFQTSFPYSMGFHQKPTDGKAYPAHTMHLHYFPPLLRSATVKKFMVGYEMMAMPQRDITAEQAARKLREQSDIHYRSILH; translated from the coding sequence ATGGATTTACAATTCGATACGCACAACCGCTACAATCCACTGCTTGGAGAGTGGGTGAAGGTCTCTCCCCACCGAACCAAACGCCCATGGAACGGACAAGTGGAGAAACCAAATCTGGAGGAGCTGCCCCGATATGACAGCACCTGTTATCTCTGTCCGGGCAATGTTCGATCAGGGGGGGTGCGCAATCCTGAATATCAGGATGTCTATGTGTTTGACAATGACTTTGCCTCCTTGCTGCCGAGCACTCCAAGCGACCGCATCGAAGAGGGGCCCAACGGCCTCTTGAAGGCCAGCGGAGAGAAGGGACGATGCCGGGTCGTATGCTTTTCACCTCGGCATGACCTCACCCTCTCACGCATGGATATCGCCGATATTGAAAAAGTTTTGAGCGTGTGGCAGGACGAGTATGAGAAACTCGGCAGCAGCGCCATGATCAACTATGTACAAATATTCGAGAACCGGGGAGCGATCATGGGTTGCTCGAATCCTCATCCGCATGCACAGATTTGGAGCGAGGAGATCATTCCCGACATTCCTGTGAAGGAACTTACCAACGAAGAGAGCTACTTCGAAGCGCATGCGAGCCATATGCTTCTCGATTACGCGCAGTATGAATGTGAAGTCAAGGAACGCATCATCGTGCAGGGCGGACATTTTCTGGCTGTCGTTCCCTTTTGGGCTGTTTGGCCGTATGAAGCCCTGATCATTCCCTACAAACGCAATCTCCAAAGCCTTGGAGAACTTGCCGATGAGGAAAGAACCGACTTGGCTTGGACGATGCAGCAGCTGGGCATCCGTTACGACAATCTCTTCCAAACCAGCTTCCCCTACTCCATGGGATTCCACCAGAAACCCACCGACGGGAAGGCTTACCCCGCCCATACCATGCACCTGCACTACTTCCCGCCTTTGCTTCGCAGTGCCACCGTCAAGAAATTCATGGTAGGATATGAAATGATGGCAATGCCCCAACGCGATATTACTGCTGAGCAAGCTGCTCGAAAGCTCAGGGAACAGAGCGATATCCACTATCGCAGCATACTACATTAG